The Dioscorea cayenensis subsp. rotundata cultivar TDr96_F1 chromosome 19, TDr96_F1_v2_PseudoChromosome.rev07_lg8_w22 25.fasta, whole genome shotgun sequence genome includes a window with the following:
- the LOC120249345 gene encoding uncharacterized protein LOC120249345, protein MFSHVLRSKVLVDVPLNQSVNICHFQYADDLLIFSADGQDDLHIIKLILYLFEGSSGLSINFSKSWLYSTNFGFQPHQSSARNLNCSRNCLPITYLGIPLSGRRPKRSDWVKLTSMVCSRLSPWKAKYLSLGGRLTLINSVLSIVPVYWISVFKLPNWVIKEIDKIRRDFLCKGPDLGPKGIRLIAWDRITIP, encoded by the coding sequence ATGTTCTCTCATGTGCTTAGATCCAAAGTTCTTGTGGATGTCCCTCTGAATCAGTCGGTTAACATTTGTCATTTTCAATACGCTGATGATCTTCTCATCTTTTCGGCTGATGGACAAGATGATCTTCACATTATCAAACTTATACTCTACCTTTTCGAGGGGTCATCTGGCTTGTCCATTAACTTTTCGAAAAGCTGGTTATATTCTACAAACTTTGGATTCCAACCTCATCAATCCTCAGCCAGAAACCTAAACTGTTCCAGAAACTGCCTTCCTATCACTTACTTAGGGATTCCACTTTCTGGTCGACGTCCAAAACGTTCTGACTGGGTTAAGCTTACTAGTATGGTTTGCTCCAGACTCTCACCTTGGAAAGCAAAATACTTATCCCTTGGGGGTCGTCTTACCCTCATCAACTCTGTTCTTTCCATTGTCCCAGTCTACTGGATATCGGTTTTCAAACTTCCTAATTGggtaatcaaagaaattgataaaattcgaAGAGACTTCCTTTGCAAAGGTCCTGACCTGGGTCCTAAAGGAATCAGATTAATTGCTTGGGACAGGATCACTATACCTTGA